In Zingiber officinale cultivar Zhangliang chromosome 8B, Zo_v1.1, whole genome shotgun sequence, a single genomic region encodes these proteins:
- the LOC122013895 gene encoding disease resistance protein RPS2-like: MGTIIAGIAALFNTLKDCCFQSSNYIVSFEGAISSLALEVAQLKNKSEDINRQIEAAKRDELNPKQEVLGWLKSVEDLALEAENINASYRRMFKCLCNFPINLCSSYPLRSRAEAALTAAADLKKAGEFVNVADNLDVDRVREMPNPKTVGMDTTLEALLGHARDDDVSIIGIHGMGGIGKTALLRRFNNNLAEKELDNLDVVIYVDLPIEYKVEELQRSLFDPLKLTWKDEEPQRNRAGRLFRVLSKMRFLLLLDNVWEPLNCQVVGIPLPQPPSKSKIVFATRIEEVCSRMGAEKIIKLECLSEEEAWDLFRFNAKLDLAGTNPWILDLARALVQQCDGLPAALITMAQAMASKRTIEEWRHVLAIMEEAPFRLPGMEENVYHPLKLSYDRLSGTLRTCASYFALVQEGRWLSKYYVRHLWIGEGCIGDFERLVDATDKSSYLFGMLLGASLIQRIDGEYLKMHPMVRSMILWMECDCGKKESKWLTGEGHCLAEAPGTEKWRIAERISLGWNNIALLPDEPRCPDLIYLNLRNNHPLKNIPDAFFSHMPCLRVLDLQQTFIEELPSGIGNLSQLRLLDLTGTRIASLPREIQALVNLRFLGMPSTTHLRNIPGDVIHCLHQLQLLDMYDSYSGWRVVGALQLDGEGILLDEVESLKKLKFLGITMSSLTTLRRFCESQRLAEAVYRLQIEGCGGLASLHIPSTYCLGESMKQTIRIRLHAMPDLEEVIIGGDLHVLNALSCLGNLELSALPKAKIIWKNRCLENLVELEIEDCNAIDRLMKLENNATHSTETIIVFPILTKIVLRKLPELESLSDGDQVIAFPSLQTMEVMNCPKLKKLTLVAENLTEIRCDREWWDELDWSDERTLSFQELFKQAD; this comes from the coding sequence ATGGGCACTATCATTGCCGGCATCGCTGCACTCTTCAATACTCTCAAGGATTGCTGCTTCCAATCTTCCAACTACATCGTCTCATTCGAGGGAGCCATCTCCTCCTTGGCCCTAGAGGTTGCCCAACTCAAGAACAAAAGCGAGGATATCAATAGGCAAATCGAGGCAGCCAAAAGGGATGAGCTCAATCCAAAGCAAGAAGTCCTGGGCTGGCTTAAATCTGTGGAAGACCTCGCTTTGGAGGCTGAAAATATAAACGCCTCATACCGCCGGATGTTCAAGTGTCTCTGTAACTTTCCGATCAATCTGTGCTCTAGCTACCCCCTCAGAAGCAGAGCTGAGGCGGCACTCACGGCGGCGGCAGATTTAAAGAAGGCGGGAGAGTTCGTCAACGTGGCTGACAACCTGGACGTCGATCGCGTTCGCGAGATGCCGAATCCTAAAACCGTTGGCATGGATACGACGCTGGAGGCACTGCTAGGCCATGCAAGGGATGATGACGTCAGCATCATTGGGATCCATGGCATGGGCGGCATCGGCAAGACGGCACTTTTGAGAAGATTCAACAATAATTtagcagagaaggaactggacaatCTGGATGTAGTCATCTACGTTGACTTACCGATTGAGTACAAAGTGGAGGAGCTCCAGAGGTCCCTATTCGATCCATTGAAACTCACATGGAAAGACGAGGAGCCGCAGAGGAACAGAGCCGGCCGCCTTTTCCGCGTGCTGAGCAAGATGAGATTTTTACTGTTGTTGGATAACGTCTGGGAGCCCTTGAACTGCCAGGTCGTGGGAATTCCACTTCCCCAGCCGCCGTCCAAGAGCAAGATCGTGTTCGCCACCCGCATAGAGGAGGTCTGCAGCCGCATGGGCGCAGAGAAGATTATCAAACTGGAATGCTTATCGGAGGAGGAGGCTTGGGATCTCTTCAGGTTCAACGCAAAGCTGGATCTTGCCGGCACCAACCCATGGATACTGGATTTGGCTAGAGCTTTGGTCCAACAGTGCGACGGCTTGCCGGCGGCGCTCATCACCATGGCGCAAGCAATGGCAAGCAAAAGGACGATCGAGGAGTGGAGGCATGTTCTTGCCATCATGGAGGAGGCTCCTTTCCGGCTTCCAGGAATGGAGGAGAATGTCTATCATCCTCTCAAACTCTCCTACGACCGTCTGAGCGGCACATTGCGAACGTGCGCGTCCTACTTCGCTCTGGTGCAAGAAGGACGCTGGCTGAGCAAATACTACGTTAGGCATCTCTGGATCGGCGAAGGTTGCATCGGCGACTTCGAGAGGTTGGTAGATGCTACAGACAAATCATCATATCTGTTCGGAATGCTACTTGGGGCGTCTCTGATACAAAGAATCGACGGCGAGTACTTGAAAATGCACCCTATGGTTCGCTCCATGATACTGTGGATGGAATGCGATTGCGGGAAGAAGGAGAGCAAATGGCTGACAGGAGAAGGGCATTGTCTTGCAGAAGCACCTGGAACAGAGAAGTGGAGAATCGCCGAGAGAATATCTTTAGGCTGGAACAACATAGCGCTTCTTCCTGACGAGCCTCGGTGCCCAGACTTGATCTACTTGAATCTCCGAAACAATCATCCTCTCAAGAATATACCCGATGCGTTTTTCTCCCACATGCCTTGTCTCAGAGTCCTGGATCTTCAGCAGACTTTCATAGAAGAGCTTCCATCAGGGATTGGCAATCTTTCCCAGCTCCGATTACTTGATTTAACCGGCACTAGGATTGCATCTCTGCCGAGGGAGATTCAAGCTCTGGTGAATCTCAGATTTTTGGGGATGCCATCAACTACACATTTGAGAAACATTCCTGGCGATGTCATTCATTGTCTTCACCAACTGCAATTGCTAGATATGTACGACAGTTACAGTGGGTGGAGAGTGGTGGGAGCCCTTCAATTGGATGGAGAGGGGATACTTCTCGACGAGGTAGAAAGCTTGAAGAAATTGAAGTTTCTTGGGATCACCATGAGCTCATTAACTACCCTTCGAAGATTCTGCGAGTCGCAGAGGCTTGCAGAAGCTGTGTATCGGCTCCAGATCGAAGGCTGCGGAGGATTGGCGAGTCTCCACATTCCATCTACTTATTGTCTTGGAGAAAGCATGAAGCAGACGATACGGATCCGACTCCATGCGATGCCTGATCTTGAAGAGGTAATCATTGGTGGTGATCTTCATGTGCTCAATGCTCTGTCGTGCCTTGGAAACCTTGAGCTCTCGGCTCTCCCAAAAGCTAAGATTATCTGGAAGAACAGGTGTTTAGAGAATCTAGTTGAGCTGGAAATTGAAGATTGCAATGCAATTGATCGGCTAATGAAGTTGGAAAACAATGCAACTCATTCTACAGAGACTATTATAGTCTTCCCTATACTAACAAAAATTGTGCTTCGAAAGCTACCGGAGTTGGAGAGTTTGAGTGACGGAGATCAAGTAATAGCATTTCCTTCCCTACAGACCATGGAAGTGATGAATTGTCCCAAGTTAAAGAAGTTGACATTGGTTGCTGAAAATCTGACAGAGATCCGATGTGATAGAGAGTGGTGGGATGAGCTAGATTGGTCAGATGAAAGAACATTGTCCTTCCAGGAACTCTTCAAGCAAGCGGATTGA